In Candidatus Zixiibacteriota bacterium, one DNA window encodes the following:
- a CDS encoding sigma-54 dependent transcriptional regulator codes for MENAKIMVIDDEESMCRFMQIMLQKEGYDVTSTVSSKEALEEMKSKDYDLVIADLMMPEMNGLELLSRAKSIHPDINFIVMTAYASVDTAIEALKKGAFDYITKPFKVDEIKIAIKKSLTQKRIAEENVNLKRQLKKEYGLQSLIGNSPEMFQLKKLVERIADTDSTVLIRGESGTGKELVVKAIHQLSSRAGKPFVTINCATLPEALLESELFGHVKGSFTGAIKDKDGLFKVADGGIFFMDEIGVTSPAIQVKLLRVLEERQFTPVGGTKPVEVDVRLITATNANLEEEVKLGNFRSDLYYRLNVIPIYIPPLRERKGDTELLIKFFIKKYCDKLGIEEKEITQNTLELLTSYSWPGNVRELENTIERAVILSSGKTIDLNSLPQNVVENKPLGLVQSSQPELPTLESIEKAYIFWILNQTGWQKTKASQILGIDASTLYRKIERYNLKEK; via the coding sequence AGATGAAGAGCAAGGATTATGATCTGGTGATTGCAGATCTGATGATGCCGGAGATGAATGGTCTGGAGCTTCTATCCAGAGCAAAGTCCATTCATCCGGATATCAACTTCATCGTTATGACAGCTTATGCTTCAGTTGACACGGCTATTGAAGCTCTGAAAAAAGGAGCATTTGACTATATCACCAAACCTTTTAAGGTAGATGAGATTAAGATAGCCATTAAGAAATCTTTAACCCAGAAGAGGATCGCTGAGGAAAATGTCAATTTAAAAAGACAGCTCAAAAAAGAATACGGGCTGCAAAGTCTGATCGGCAATTCTCCGGAGATGTTTCAACTGAAGAAACTGGTCGAGAGGATCGCGGATACAGATAGCACAGTCTTAATCCGGGGCGAAAGCGGAACCGGAAAGGAACTGGTGGTCAAAGCTATCCATCAGCTCAGCAGCAGGGCAGGGAAACCATTTGTCACCATCAATTGTGCCACACTGCCAGAGGCTCTTTTAGAGAGCGAGCTTTTCGGGCATGTGAAAGGCTCCTTTACCGGAGCGATAAAGGATAAGGACGGCCTGTTTAAAGTGGCAGATGGAGGAATTTTCTTTATGGATGAAATCGGGGTGACTTCTCCTGCAATTCAGGTAAAGCTGTTAAGGGTTTTAGAAGAAAGGCAATTCACCCCGGTTGGAGGTACCAAACCGGTTGAGGTCGACGTAAGACTGATCACTGCCACTAATGCCAATTTAGAAGAAGAAGTGAAATTAGGGAATTTCAGGTCAGACCTGTATTACCGCCTGAACGTCATTCCCATTTATATCCCGCCTTTAAGAGAAAGAAAGGGAGACACCGAGCTTTTAATCAAGTTCTTCATAAAAAAGTATTGCGACAAACTGGGGATCGAGGAAAAGGAAATCACTCAGAATACGCTGGAGCTTTTGACCAGCTATTCCTGGCCCGGAAACGTCAGGGAGCTGGAGAACACCATTGAAAGGGCGGTGATACTTTCCTCGGGAAAAACGATAGATCTGAATTCACTCCCCCAGAATGTTGTAGAAAATAAACCCCTGGGGCTGGTCCAATCCTCCCAGCCAGAGCTGCCCACCTTAGAGTCGATAGAAAAAGCTTATATCTTCTGGATTTTGAACCAGACCGGCTGGCAGAAGACCAAAGCTTCCCAGATACTGGGAATAGATGCTTCAACCCTTTACCGCAAAATAGAGAGATACAATCTTAAAGAGAAATGA